The proteins below come from a single Argentina anserina chromosome 1, drPotAnse1.1, whole genome shotgun sequence genomic window:
- the LOC126805044 gene encoding ribonuclease III domain-containing protein RNC1, chloroplastic, with amino-acid sequence MELSSTFTQLSTPSSSYSFSPFPTQIRLLSPKPHDPIFRVFAVAVDPQELPKNSPQRLLKELSERKRATSPNKKVPPKRYILRPPLDDNKLAQRFLNSPQLSLKSFPLLSSCLPSSRLNNADKAWIEEYLLEAKQALGYPLEASDKLGDDNPAKQFDTLLYMAFQHPSCERTNARHVRNAHSRLWFLGQYVLELGLAEFFLQRYPRESPGPMRERVFALIGKRYLPRWIKAASLQNLVFPFDDMDKLQRKEREPPVKCVFWALFGAIYLCFGMPEVYRVLFEVFGMDPEAEDCQPRLRRQLEDVDYVSVEFEDKKLTWQDVAVYRPPEDALFAHPRLFRACVPPGMHRFRGNIWDYESKPQVMRALGYPLKMTDRIPEITEARNIELGLGLQLAFLHPSKHKFEHPRFCYERLEYVGQKIQDLVMAERLLMKHLDAPGKWLAERHRRLLMNKFCGRYLREKRLHQFIIYSEQVMDAYEHNRRLRNPATTAIQQAIHGLSYTVYGKPDVRRLMFEVFDFEQTQPKAVNV; translated from the exons ATGGAACTCTCCTCAACTTTCACACAACTCTCAACCCCATCCTCATCTTACTCCTTCTCACCTTTCCCAACCCAAATCCGCCTCCTATCCCCAAAACCCCACGACCCGATCTTCCGAGTCTTCGCCGTCGCCGTCGACCCACAAGAGCTCCCCAAGAACAGTCCCCAACGACTCCTCAAGGAGCTCTCCGAGCGCAAAAGAGCCACGTCACCCAATAAAAAAGTACCCCCAAAACGCTACATTCTCCGACCACCTTTGGACGACAACAAACTAGCTCAAAGATTCCTTAACAGCCCACAGCTGTCCCTAAAGTCCTTCCCTTTGCTCAGTTCCTGCTTACCCTCTTCGAGACTCAACAATGCCGACAAGGCTTGGATTGAGGAGTACTTACTGGAAGCCAAACAGGCTCTTGGGTACCCACTTGAGGCTTCGGACAAGTTGGGGGATGACAACCCAGCTAAGCAGTTTGATACGTTGTTGTACATGGCGTTTCAGCATCCTAGTTGTGAGAGGACTAATGCGAGACACGTGAGGAATGCGCATTCGAGGCTGTGGTTTTTGGGGCAGTATGTGTTGGAGTTGGGTTTGGCTGAGTTTTTCCTGCAGAGGTATCCGAGGGAGAGCCCCGGGCCGATGAGGGAGAGGGTGTTTGCTTTGATTGGGAAGAGGTACTTGCCGCGGTGGATTAAGGCGGCTAGCTTGCAGAACTTGGTCTTTCCTTTTGATGATATGGATAAGTTGCAGAGGAAGGAGAGGGAGCCGCCGGTTAA GTGTGTTTTCTGGGCATTGTTTGGGGCAATATATTTGTGTTTTGGTATGCCAGAGGTATATCGTGTTCTTTTTGAAGTATTTGGAATGGATCCAGAAGCTGAGGACTGCCAGCCCAGATTACGGAGACAACTAGAAGATGTTGATTATGTTTCTGTAGAATTCGAAGACAAAAAGCTCACCTGGCAAGATGTTGCAGTTTACAGG CCCCCAGAAGATGCTCTGTTTGCACATCCAAGGCTCTTCAGGGCTTGTGTTCCACCAGGTATGCATAGGTTTAGAGGAAATATATGGGATTATGAAAGCAAACCTCAAGTCATGCGAGCATTGGGCTATCCCTTAAAGATGACAGATAGAATTCCAGAGATTACCGAGGCAAGGAACATCGAACTTGGACTAGGGCTACAG CTTGCTTTCTTGCATCCATCGAAGCACAAATTTGAGCACCCTCGTTTCTGTTATGAGCGATTAGAATATGTTGGCCAAAAAATCCAG GACCTTGTGATGGCTGAAAGGTTGCTGATGAAACATTTAGATGCTCCTGGAAAGTGGCTGGCCGAGAGACACCGTCGACTTCTTATGAACAAGTTCTGTGGAAGGTATTTGAGGGAGAAGCGCCTCCATCAGTTCATAATCTATTCCGAACAGGTTATGGATGCGTATGAGCACAACCGGAGATTAAGGAATCCTGCCACAACTGCTATTCAGCAAGCCATTCATGGCCTTTCATACACTGTATATGGGAAACCAGATGTAAGACGCCTCATGtttgaggttttcgattttgagcAAACACAACCTAAAGCTGTCAATGTGTGA